The nucleotide sequence GATCGAAACGGCGCGCCAGATGGTTACCGAGTTCGAAGAAAAACGCCGTCTTGAGATGGAAGCGGAACAGGAAGAAGAGGATCTGGCAGCGGATGAAGGCGCAGAAGCGGAAGAAGAATACGACGTGGAAGAAGTCGATGAAGAAACAGAAAGTGAAGAGCCGATAGAAGACCGTGTTAGCGACGATGATGAAACCCTGGATGATGAAATCAGTCCCGAGGCTGAACCGGAACAGGAAACAGAAGAAGAGACCGATGCGGTTGATGAGTTTATAGGTGATGAAGATCCCGATTATATTCCGGATGAGGAAGAGCTGGATGAGGACGAAGTCGAGACTGAAGTCCCCCCGGTGCTGGAACCGGAAAAATCGGATGAAGATCTTCCCAAAAACGAATAGTTAAGTCGAAATCATAATTCATGTATCTGGAGGTACAGTGGCGAAAAAGAGGCTTTTTCAGGTAGCCAGGGAATACAATATTACCTCTGAAGCGCTGTTGAAGATGCTCCGGGCGCTCGGTTTTGAGGTAAAAAGCCACATGAGTACGGCCACGGAAGAGATCCTCGAGGCGATTGCCAAGAAGTTCGACACTGAAAAGAAGTCGATCAAGAAGGAAATCGAGGTCAAGCGGAAAAAGAGCAAGGAGCGCCGTAAGCGCGAAGTTGACGAAAAAACTAAAACCCAAAAACCCTCCAGGGAGAAACCACCACACAAACCGCGTGAAGATTCCAGGTTCAAGGATGAAAAACGAAAGAAACGGCGCCGGGACAAGAAGAAAAAGAAGAAAAAAGCACCTGTGATAGATAAAAAAGAAGTTGCCAGCAATGTCAAAAAGACACTGGCAAAGATGGATACCGGAGCGCGCAAGACGAAGTACAAACGTCGTCCGCAAAAAGAAATCAAAGTCGAGTCGGAAGAAGAAAACACTATCCAGGTAAATGAATTCATGTCGGTGGCGGAACTTGCCAACGAGATGGAAATAAAGCCTACTGATCTAATCGCCAAGTGTATGTCTCTGGGTATGATGGTTACAATAAACCAGCGTCTCGACATGGACACAATCGAGACACTGGCCCTCGAATATGGTTTCAATATCAAGAAGATCGAGGAGGTCGGAGTCGAGGAGCTGATTGAGGATACCGAAGAGGTTGACGAGGAAGAGGGTGCTGATTTTAGAGGCCGTCCGCCGGTAGTGACTGTTATGGGACACGTCGATCATGGCAAGACCTCGCTTCTGGATTATAT is from Candidatus Zixiibacteriota bacterium and encodes:
- a CDS encoding GTP-binding protein, which encodes MAKKRLFQVAREYNITSEALLKMLRALGFEVKSHMSTATEEILEAIAKKFDTEKKSIKKEIEVKRKKSKERRKREVDEKTKTQKPSREKPPHKPREDSRFKDEKRKKRRRDKKKKKKKAPVIDKKEVASNVKKTLAKMDTGARKTKYKRRPQKEIKVESEEENTIQVNEFMSVAELANEMEIKPTDLIAKCMSLGMMVTINQRLDMDTIETLALEYGFNIKKIEEVGVEELIEDTEEVDEEEGADFRGRPPVVTVMGHVDHGKTSLLDYIRHTHVVDTESGKITQHIGAYRVKVPNGDITFLDTPGHAAFTAMRARGAQITDIVVLIVAANDSVQQQTVEAINHARAAGVPIIVAINKMDLPDANSDNVKQALSQHRLTPEGWGGSTVMVEISAKTGMGVDELLENILLQADVLELEANY